The Actinomadura sp. WMMB 499 genome includes a window with the following:
- the lanL gene encoding class IV lanthionine synthetase LanL encodes MVGEFGWRTRAGRVWVHCDPPSVSLPEQGWKIHVSARPATLPETLRVVVPLLVRRGCAFKVVNGREALAELNAPDDRVSSVGKAITAYPSPDLFRELAVELAEALRGFAAPVVRSDRRVHPEAPVYYRYGPFAARYRVSLNGQPELVVTGPDGEEYPGAAGRFFDCPPWERDPLSADQGPPPDADEVTPVGKGAPVGDGDPGVVLGGRWRLREGVRNSSRGRIFRGRDVVTGREVVVKEARAYIGGETADSDCRANLRSERRVLAALDGVTGVPQVLDHFRHGEDEFLVLSSMGRRNLADDVATSGIYPDRPGERDLSVLARELLVLLDAVHERGVVVRDLSPKNVVLDEAGGCHLIDFELARLDGRQRPGYSRGYCSPEQLRGEPGTVADDHFAVGMTLFYAATGIDPVMIHRDALRDAEQSLAVLARAFPDGGPTLARIPGLVSADPAERIAAVGALRAGDSGRFTGWSHHPAEVDTGTVARVLTHTLAQTVRHGKELLTSDSPSGPLRLDVWQGAAGLGTELLHHLTDGTAQALAADLARNTAEHPLLNAYPQGLAFGRTGIAVFLAAAGRRLDDDDLRGAARRAAPPDPGLLARVEYSDYAQGLAGIGAGHLMLAELTGDGAHLAVAAECARRIADGECLTSADDTADPTNGIVIGLGHAHGRAGLGAFLLAYHTVTGDRRAEAAAHVQYAVLCERLPQVLAAAARPSARPMCASWCQGLSGIGTSLLRAAALGDDRCLRLAQDAAETSLLMAPRMGIVTQCCGMAGVGELLVDLGAATGQNTWFGEAERVLGLMLDRCGGEPDTPAEFPDNSLRGGSGGWATGSAGILTLLRRVRDHGGAGPWTFGQWTAA; translated from the coding sequence ATGGTCGGCGAGTTCGGATGGCGGACCCGCGCCGGGCGGGTTTGGGTGCATTGTGATCCGCCGTCGGTGTCGCTTCCGGAACAGGGCTGGAAGATTCATGTTTCCGCTCGCCCGGCCACGTTGCCGGAGACGTTGCGGGTCGTGGTTCCGCTTCTGGTGCGCCGGGGGTGCGCGTTCAAGGTGGTCAACGGGCGGGAGGCGCTGGCCGAGTTGAACGCCCCGGACGACCGCGTGTCGTCGGTGGGCAAGGCGATCACGGCCTATCCGTCGCCGGACCTGTTCCGGGAGCTGGCCGTCGAGTTGGCGGAGGCGCTGCGCGGGTTCGCCGCGCCGGTGGTGCGCAGCGATCGCCGGGTGCACCCCGAGGCGCCGGTCTACTACCGGTACGGCCCGTTCGCGGCCCGGTATCGGGTGAGCCTGAACGGACAGCCCGAGCTGGTGGTAACCGGCCCGGACGGGGAAGAGTACCCGGGAGCGGCCGGCCGGTTCTTCGACTGCCCGCCCTGGGAACGCGACCCGCTCAGCGCCGACCAAGGACCGCCGCCGGATGCCGACGAAGTAACGCCGGTGGGCAAGGGCGCGCCGGTGGGCGACGGCGATCCCGGCGTGGTGCTGGGCGGGCGCTGGCGGTTGCGGGAGGGTGTCCGGAACAGTTCGCGCGGACGGATCTTCCGGGGCCGGGACGTGGTCACCGGGCGGGAGGTCGTCGTCAAGGAGGCGCGAGCCTACATCGGTGGTGAGACGGCCGACAGCGACTGCCGCGCGAACCTGCGCAGCGAGCGGCGGGTGCTGGCGGCACTGGACGGTGTCACCGGGGTTCCCCAGGTGCTGGATCATTTCCGGCACGGCGAGGACGAGTTCCTCGTGCTGTCCTCCATGGGGCGACGCAACCTTGCGGACGACGTCGCCACGTCCGGTATCTACCCCGACCGGCCGGGCGAGCGGGACCTGTCGGTGCTGGCGCGGGAACTGCTGGTGCTCCTGGACGCCGTCCACGAGCGCGGGGTGGTCGTGCGCGACCTGAGTCCCAAGAACGTGGTCTTGGACGAGGCGGGCGGATGCCATCTGATCGACTTCGAGCTCGCCCGGCTCGACGGGCGGCAACGTCCGGGATACAGCCGCGGCTACTGCTCGCCGGAGCAGTTGCGCGGCGAGCCGGGCACGGTCGCCGACGACCACTTCGCCGTCGGCATGACACTGTTCTACGCTGCCACCGGCATCGACCCGGTCATGATCCACCGGGACGCGCTGCGTGACGCCGAGCAGTCACTGGCGGTGCTGGCGCGCGCGTTTCCCGACGGCGGGCCGACTCTGGCGCGGATTCCGGGCCTGGTCAGCGCCGACCCCGCCGAACGCATCGCCGCCGTCGGCGCGCTCCGGGCCGGAGACAGCGGCCGGTTCACCGGCTGGAGCCACCATCCGGCCGAAGTAGACACCGGAACGGTGGCGCGGGTGCTGACGCACACGCTGGCCCAGACCGTCCGGCACGGCAAGGAGCTGCTCACCTCCGACTCGCCGTCGGGACCATTGCGGCTCGACGTCTGGCAGGGGGCCGCGGGTCTGGGGACCGAGCTGCTGCATCATCTCACCGACGGCACCGCACAGGCGCTGGCCGCCGACCTGGCCCGGAACACGGCCGAGCACCCCCTGCTCAACGCCTACCCGCAGGGACTGGCCTTCGGCCGGACGGGCATCGCGGTGTTCCTGGCCGCCGCCGGACGGCGGCTGGACGATGACGACCTGCGCGGCGCGGCGCGCCGCGCCGCGCCGCCCGACCCCGGTCTCCTGGCGCGGGTGGAGTACTCCGACTACGCGCAGGGACTGGCCGGGATCGGCGCGGGTCATCTGATGCTGGCCGAGCTGACGGGCGACGGGGCCCATCTGGCCGTCGCGGCCGAGTGCGCACGCCGGATCGCCGACGGCGAGTGCCTCACCTCGGCGGACGACACCGCCGACCCCACCAACGGGATCGTCATCGGCCTCGGCCACGCCCACGGACGCGCCGGGCTGGGCGCGTTCCTGCTCGCCTACCACACCGTCACCGGCGACCGGCGGGCCGAGGCCGCCGCACACGTGCAGTACGCCGTGCTGTGCGAGCGGTTGCCGCAGGTGCTGGCCGCCGCCGCGCGCCCCTCCGCCCGGCCAATGTGCGCGTCCTGGTGTCAGGGGCTTTCGGGAATCGGGACATCCCTGCTGCGCGCCGCAGCACTGGGTGACGACCGGTGCCTGCGGCTGGCCCAGGACGCGGCCGAGACGTCCCTGCTGATGGCGCCGCGCATGGGCATCGTCACGCAGTGCTGCGGCATGGCGGGCGTCGGTGAACTGCTGGTGGACCTCGGCGCGGCCACCGGACAGAACACCTGGTTCGGCGAGGCCGAACGGGTGCTGGGACTGATGCTGGACCGTTGCGGCGGAGAACCCGACACTCCTGCGGAGTTCCCCGACAACTCCCTGCGCGGCGGCAGCGGGGGATGGGCCACCGGGAGCGCCGGGATACTGACGCTGCTGCGCCGCGTGCGCGACCACGGCGGCGCCGGGCCGTGGACGTTCGGCCAGTGGACGGCGGCGTGA
- a CDS encoding dihydrofolate reductase family protein, whose product MGFIKSSLFISLDGVIEAPETWHFPYFDDQMGAVVGELMGEAEATLLGRHTYEGFASYWPDADPADPMTEVMNSARKFVVSDTLTEATWRNSSLVNGDVAARLTELKADTRLGTTGSAALVRWMLEQGLVDELHLLVHPIVVGHGAKLFTDGRTVPLKLLSSTTFDATGVVHLVYTNGDTPKEGSATSAAS is encoded by the coding sequence ATGGGTTTCATCAAGTCCAGCCTCTTCATCTCCCTCGACGGCGTGATCGAGGCGCCGGAGACCTGGCACTTCCCCTACTTCGACGACCAGATGGGCGCCGTCGTCGGCGAGCTGATGGGCGAGGCCGAGGCGACCCTCCTCGGTCGGCACACCTACGAAGGGTTCGCCTCCTACTGGCCGGACGCCGACCCCGCCGATCCGATGACCGAGGTCATGAACAGCGCGCGCAAGTTCGTGGTGTCCGACACCCTGACCGAAGCGACATGGCGGAACTCCTCGCTCGTCAACGGCGATGTCGCGGCGAGGCTGACCGAGCTCAAGGCGGACACCCGGCTCGGCACCACCGGCAGCGCCGCGTTGGTCCGCTGGATGCTGGAGCAGGGCCTGGTGGACGAACTGCACCTGCTCGTCCACCCGATCGTCGTCGGACACGGCGCGAAACTGTTCACCGACGGCCGGACCGTGCCCCTGAAGCTCCTGTCCTCGACGACCTTCGACGCCACCGGCGTCGTCCACCTCGTTTACACGAACGGCGACACTCCCAAGGAAGGATCCGCCACTTCCGCGGCCTCCTGA
- a CDS encoding ATP-binding cassette domain-containing protein, which produces MGRGRPESAAAPGTHPRPNHHGRTHARRDRRPDHPDRPRSAVERGGGAAGRRRDRGHGDPCRAGVLRPARDHRQPVVRTRPIHRRLQPVPHRQPRARPSPHRRPDAPRFRRDPFGRCHLLLPGTEKPTVEGVDLSLVQGEVIALVDENGSGKTTLARLLAGLYRPTAGTIAWGGPSPRGG; this is translated from the coding sequence GTGGGCCGAGGCCGTCCAGAATCAGCGGCAGCGCCTGGAACTCACCCGCGCCCGAACCACCATGGCCGGACGCACGCTCGGCGGGATCGGCGTCCTGATCACCCTGATCGCCCTCGGAGCGCTGTTGAACGCGGGGGTGGTGCCGCTGGCCGCCGCCGCGACCGCGGTCATGGCGATCCGTGCCGGGCAGGCGTCCTTCGTCCAGCTCGCGACCACCGCCAACCGGTTGTACGAACGCGGCCTATACATCGGCGACTTCAACCGGTTCCTCACCGACAGCCACGCGCGCGCCCATCACCCCACCGGCGACCCGATGCCCCGCGATTTCGCCGCGATCCGTTTGGACGATGTCACCTTCTGCTACCCGGTACCGAGAAGCCCACCGTCGAAGGCGTCGACCTGTCCCTCGTTCAGGGTGAGGTCATCGCCCTGGTCGATGAGAACGGCTCAGGCAAGACCACCCTGGCCCGCCTGCTGGCCGGCCTGTACCGGCCCACGGCCGGGACGATCGCCTGGGGCGGCCCCTCCCCGCGTGGCGGGTGA
- a CDS encoding class I SAM-dependent methyltransferase, whose protein sequence is MPGARYGIDSPYGFGFMGLVVLGFWVTGLVMAITADPAAALPALVSGTLLAGCLALSLHATLRGKFLVWRDVLDELDLRGDERLLDLGCGRGAVLLAAARRLPRGRAVGVDLWRGRDQSGNAPAATLRNARAEGVADRVHVQGGDLRRLPYAEASFDLVVSSLTVHTILGADTRAQVIAEAYRVLRPGGRLLIADLARTPREYAAVLARLNAQDIRVRGLGWRAWWGSPWVPTRLLTARKPATP, encoded by the coding sequence ATGCCCGGCGCGCGATACGGGATCGACTCGCCCTACGGGTTCGGCTTCATGGGCTTGGTCGTGCTGGGGTTCTGGGTGACCGGGCTGGTGATGGCGATCACCGCCGATCCGGCCGCCGCGCTGCCCGCGCTGGTCTCCGGCACCCTGCTGGCGGGATGCCTGGCCCTGAGCCTGCACGCCACGCTGCGCGGCAAGTTCCTGGTCTGGCGGGACGTGCTGGACGAACTGGACCTGCGAGGCGACGAACGGCTGCTCGACCTCGGCTGCGGGCGCGGCGCCGTCCTGCTGGCCGCCGCCCGGCGCCTCCCGCGGGGCCGGGCGGTCGGCGTGGACCTGTGGCGCGGACGGGACCAGTCCGGCAATGCCCCGGCGGCGACCCTGCGCAACGCCCGCGCCGAAGGCGTCGCCGACCGCGTCCACGTGCAAGGTGGTGACCTGCGCAGACTCCCGTACGCGGAGGCGAGCTTCGACCTGGTCGTGTCCAGCCTGACGGTGCACACCATTCTCGGCGCGGACACCCGCGCCCAAGTGATCGCCGAGGCGTACCGGGTGCTGCGGCCGGGCGGCCGCCTGCTGATCGCCGACCTGGCGCGAACCCCCCGCGAGTACGCCGCGGTGCTGGCCCGGCTGAACGCCCAGGACATCCGCGTGCGCGGCCTCGGCTGGCGCGCGTGGTGGGGCAGTCCGTGGGTTCCGACCCGCCTGCTCACCGCCCGCAAACCAGCCACCCCCTGA
- a CDS encoding LLM class F420-dependent oxidoreductase, whose translation MRIGTTLGYSGGFTQAAAELRDLEAAGVEIAFVAEAYSFDAVSQLGYLAAVTERMRLASAILSIYTRTPALLAMTAAGLDHVSGGRFVLGLGASGPQVIEGFHGVPYHAPIARTREIVEICRRVWRREAVVHRGRHYELPLPADRGTGLGKPLKLINHPVRPRVPIMLAAIGPKNVELAAEVAESWLPVFVHPGRLHEVWGPSLAAGRARRDPELGPLDVVVTMPLAIGDDVDHLLDLARPQLALYIGGMGARGKNFYNDLARRYGYEREAELIQELYLAGRKKEAEAAVPEDLLRATSLIGPEKYVAERIAELAECGVTTVSVKPLAGPLDERVAAIERLRDLMP comes from the coding sequence GTCGAGATCGCCTTCGTCGCGGAGGCCTACTCCTTCGACGCCGTCAGCCAGCTCGGGTACCTGGCGGCGGTCACCGAGCGCATGCGGCTCGCCTCCGCGATCCTGTCGATCTACACCCGGACGCCGGCGCTGCTCGCCATGACCGCGGCCGGGCTCGACCACGTGTCGGGCGGCAGGTTCGTCCTCGGTCTCGGCGCGTCCGGCCCGCAGGTGATCGAGGGCTTTCACGGCGTCCCTTACCACGCCCCGATCGCCCGGACCCGCGAGATCGTGGAGATCTGCCGCCGCGTGTGGAGGCGCGAGGCGGTCGTGCACCGCGGCCGGCACTACGAGCTTCCGCTGCCGGCCGATCGCGGGACCGGGCTGGGCAAGCCGCTGAAGCTCATCAACCACCCGGTCCGGCCCCGCGTCCCGATCATGCTGGCCGCCATCGGCCCCAAGAACGTGGAACTGGCCGCCGAGGTCGCTGAGAGCTGGCTGCCGGTCTTCGTCCACCCCGGCCGGCTGCACGAGGTCTGGGGACCCTCGCTCGCAGCCGGGCGGGCCCGCCGGGACCCCGAGCTGGGCCCGCTGGACGTCGTGGTCACCATGCCCCTGGCCATCGGCGACGACGTCGACCACCTGCTCGACCTGGCGCGCCCGCAGCTGGCGCTCTACATCGGCGGCATGGGCGCCCGGGGCAAGAACTTCTACAACGACCTCGCCCGGCGGTACGGCTACGAGCGGGAGGCCGAGCTGATCCAGGAGCTCTACCTGGCGGGCCGCAAGAAGGAGGCGGAGGCCGCCGTTCCCGAGGACCTGTTGCGCGCGACGTCGCTCATCGGCCCCGAGAAGTACGTGGCCGAGCGGATCGCCGAACTCGCCGAATGCGGCGTCACCACGGTCAGCGTGAAGCCGCTCGCCGGTCCCCTCGACGAACGCGTCGCCGCCATCGAGCGCCTGCGGGACCTGATGCCCTGA